A single window of Paenibacillus sp. SYP-B4298 DNA harbors:
- a CDS encoding heptaprenylglyceryl phosphate synthase — protein MNQPEFASWEHVFKLDPDKEISDEALEAVCMSGTDAIIVGGSSGVTFENTVELLSRIRRYEVPCALEVTSEEAAVPGFDLYFIPFVLNSRDPQWLVGRQTEAVRQFGTYIPWEITYGEGYIILNGEAEAAKVSAAEAALDDSQTLAYTRLADRLLRLPIVYLEYSGKLGDLALVKRARGLLSQGRLFYGGGIASPDTAAAAAAAADTVIVGNAVYADLAAALATVEAVKLSKSKVDG, from the coding sequence ATGAATCAACCTGAATTTGCGAGCTGGGAGCATGTGTTCAAGCTGGACCCGGACAAGGAGATTAGTGATGAAGCGCTGGAGGCGGTCTGTATGTCGGGGACAGACGCGATTATAGTAGGAGGCTCGAGCGGGGTTACCTTTGAGAATACGGTTGAGCTGTTATCGCGCATTCGCCGCTATGAGGTGCCTTGTGCGCTGGAGGTGACGTCGGAGGAAGCAGCGGTTCCGGGGTTCGATCTGTATTTCATCCCGTTCGTGCTGAATAGTCGCGATCCCCAGTGGCTGGTTGGCCGCCAGACGGAGGCCGTTCGGCAGTTCGGTACCTATATTCCATGGGAGATTACGTATGGGGAAGGATACATCATATTGAATGGGGAAGCCGAGGCTGCCAAGGTGTCAGCGGCGGAGGCTGCCCTCGATGACAGCCAGACGCTGGCGTACACCCGGCTCGCAGACAGGCTGCTCCGACTCCCAATCGTCTATCTGGAGTATAGCGGGAAGCTCGGTGACCTGGCGCTCGTGAAGCGGGCTCGTGGGCTGCTCTCCCAGGGCAGGCTGTTCTACGGGGGCGGGATTGCATCCCCGGACACGGCTGCTGCGGCTGCGGCCGCTGCCGACACGGTTATCGTCGGCAATGCGGTCTATGCCGATCTGGCAGCAGCGTTAGCTACTGTGGAGGCGGTCAAGCTGTCTAAAAGCAAGGTGGATGGCTGA